From one Desulfobacteraceae bacterium genomic stretch:
- a CDS encoding isoprenyl transferase codes for MNSNLPSADLGGLDPARLPRHIAIIMDGNGRWAKRRLLNRVKGHEKGADTVRTVVRTCRQIGIQFLSLYAFSTENWQRPKAEVSALMTLLKKYIASEKEELHQQNIRVNVLGELESLPADVRAPLIDIVSLTRNNAGMAVNLAISYGGRAEIVKMVREIALQVQAGGLAPDAIDADLVARHLYTAGMPDPDLLIRTSGEMRISNFLLWQIAYAEIFVTPTLWPDFDREEFLAILRHFQTRERRFGKVPDPSPAL; via the coding sequence TTGAATTCTAACCTGCCGTCAGCCGATTTGGGCGGTTTGGACCCCGCCAGACTTCCCCGCCACATCGCCATCATCATGGACGGCAACGGCCGCTGGGCCAAACGGCGGCTGCTCAACCGGGTCAAGGGCCATGAAAAGGGCGCCGACACCGTCCGGACCGTGGTTCGCACCTGCCGTCAAATCGGCATCCAGTTCCTGAGCCTTTACGCCTTTTCAACTGAAAACTGGCAGCGCCCCAAGGCGGAGGTGAGCGCTCTGATGACGCTGCTGAAGAAATACATCGCTTCGGAAAAAGAGGAGCTGCACCAGCAGAACATCCGCGTCAACGTCCTGGGGGAGTTGGAGAGCCTGCCGGCCGATGTCCGGGCGCCCCTGATCGATATCGTTTCCCTGACGCGCAACAATGCCGGGATGGCCGTCAATCTGGCGATCAGCTACGGCGGGCGGGCGGAAATCGTCAAGATGGTCCGTGAAATCGCCCTCCAGGTCCAGGCCGGCGGGCTGGCGCCGGATGCCATTGACGCTGACCTGGTTGCCCGTCACCTCTACACCGCGGGCATGCCCGATCCGGACCTGTTGATCCGAACCAGCGGTGAGATGCGGATCAGTAATTTTCTCTTGTGGCAAATCGCCTATGCCGAAATTTTTGTCACCCCGACCTTGTGGCCGGACTTCGACCGGGAGGAATTCCTCGCTATTCTGCGGCATTTTCAAACGCGTGAACGGCGGTTTGGAAAAGTCCCGGACCCCTCGCCAGCCCTGTAA